The genomic interval gTACAGAATGTCAGGCAACACTGGCCACAATACTGAGctaggaagaaagaaaagtcaacaCTCACCTGTAACATTTCACCTTATCGCAAAGTTTCTGGATGTGGCCAAACCCACCGCAGGAGTAGCATTTCTGCTCGTTGGCATGGTCACACTCTCGGGCCACGTGACCAGCTTTGCCGCAGGTGTAGCagagctgctctctctcctttctggGCTCCTTGCAGTCCCGGAAAACGTGGCCAGTGCCGCGGCAGTTGTAGCATGCTGTAAACAGGAATACAATTCAAGACAGTTAGTCAAAAGTGCTTTACTGTTAAGTTTAGTAGACAATGTGGTTTGGCTACCAATACattcaattacatttaataaacCTGCGGAAGCATTGCAGTCACTTGGGATGGGTAATGTCTAGATTTTTACAGTTATCAACCTGGTAATTAAAGAGTACTCTTTTCGCTTTTTGGATTATTAGTagaaaaagcataaaacaatgaaggaaaatgaaacattcatgtTCCAAGATTCAACAAGACCATTCGGTAACAGATAAAAGCGCTCTGGTCAGAGCGCtagattttacattttgttcttcatacagcaacaaataaaatatgttgcTACATTGATAATAATCAATATCTCTCATTCTTTACTTTGAAGTAAAACATAGCAAGACTTTCCTTTCCTGCTGCCTCTCTGCATGTACATGTGAGTGAAAGAGCTACCCCTCATTTACAACCTCAGAGAGAGATACCTCACCTGGTTTGGGAATGGCATAATGCATCATAGGTGGGTTTTCATCAGAAATTGAGTTGAGATAATATATGCAAGACAACTTCTGTAGCAAAATAAATAGGAAgtctattttctttatttctcagtAGAAACATCAGAGCTAATTGATACAATGCTCTTTAAAATTTAGCCCCATGCTTGTTGGTACCCATCCCAAGCAATGACGTATACAACGCGTGTACAGGGAATGCATTGGCACTCTAATGCTTTTCAATacctctgaaaatgttttatcaaataCCACTTCACACCAACCAAATGAATGAGAAGAAACAGAATTGGAATGCACACCATCCTCAGTTTGGTCACACTCCCTGGCCATGTGTCCTTGTTCTCCACAACGATAGCAGAACAACTCTGTAATGACACAGACAGATTGatataaaagaaaagtacaGGTCAAGTAATCTAAAAACTAATGCGAAAAAGTAATAACATGTAAagtgatataatataataaaaggtATGTGCAGCACAggtattttttaatattaatctTGTGCTGGGTGTGGCCTCCAAGTTTATAGTACCCTTGGATCGTCCCCGGCCCCTGACACTGCCACGTCCACGTGAACCACTGGCATTAGGACAATGCTTGATCCAATGCCCGGAGCGGCCACATCCAAAGCACTCGCTGTTGCTGTTCATCTCCATTTTcctaaacaaaaacataatgcatATCAGACGACAAAGCAGCTTAAAAAATAGAATGTTCACCATGCTATTGTGAACTCACACGTGGGATTCGTTATGGTGTGCACCACCTTCATTTGAAAGTTTAACAGTTTGGGGAATTTCTGTAGACTTAATTCAGCAGTTACTGGGAGAAACCAGTTTAGGTTGTTTACATAATCTATATTTTGGTTCAAATGAAGACCAGCAAGTGGTCTCACAAAGAATGTATCTGCTTATGATGACATTAAACCCTAAAATAATTTGTCCCAAAATATTATTCTTATCACTGGTAGCTAAATCCGATTAGACTATTAGACTACTTAAAAACACACGGCTATAACACACATTTTGGCTCTACCACTAATATTCATTCCATATTATACCATTTGTCACATTTGGTGTGAAAATCTGTTGGATCACTTTGGGAGATGCAGCCGTTTACAACCAGCGTCAATCAGTGGAAGAGCAGCTGGTGTGCTGGTTTTTGTGCTGCGGCCAGGGATCAGAATGTGGCACGAACAGAGTGCCATCAGGAACGACCTGATCATGGACACAACCAAGTAAAGCATCTTGTGTGGGG from Scophthalmus maximus strain ysfricsl-2021 chromosome 3, ASM2237912v1, whole genome shotgun sequence carries:
- the cnbpa gene encoding CCHC-type zinc finger, nucleic acid binding protein a isoform X1, whose translation is MEMNSNSECFGCGRSGHWIKHCPNASGSRGRGSVRGRGRSKELFCYRCGEQGHMARECDQTEDGVHSNSVSSHSFACYNCRGTGHVFRDCKEPRKEREQLCYTCGKAGHVARECDHANEQKCYSCGGFGHIQKLCDKVKCYRCGEIGHVAVNCGKGSETNCYNCGKAGHVAKECTIEATA
- the cnbpa gene encoding CCHC-type zinc finger, nucleic acid binding protein a isoform X2 produces the protein MEMNSNSECFGCGRSGHWIKHCPNASGSRGRGSVRGRGRSKELFCYRCGEQGHMARECDQTEDACYNCRGTGHVFRDCKEPRKEREQLCYTCGKAGHVARECDHANEQKCYSCGGFGHIQKLCDKVKCYRCGEIGHVAVNCGKGSETNCYNCGKAGHVAKECTIEATA